AGATCTTGTGGTAGTCGGTTCTTTACTGGGGTGCTCGAACGTCCATAGTTCATTAATCttatttgataatatacaATACGGAATATTGTGAACAATCCACGGTGACTGTAAGGCGCTAGCACCTTGTTCTCTCAATTTTTGGTACAATAGAGGGGAAGAAACTGGAGCGACATATGAAGTGTATGACTGCGGAATGAATATCGTTTTAGCATGGCAGTTCCTCTGCTGCAATGCTTCTAGACATTCTGGCGATAGCTCGTTACATCCAAAAGACCCAAGTAATTCACTGATACATAGGTCGACCTTAACTGAGGAGTCCCACTTACGCATATTAACTGGTACAATATCAACTGAATTAGCCCAGTTTTCAaagttctttttctgtAAATAAAGTAACGCTTGCGGATTCTTCTCTAAGGCAATCAGCTTGAAATTTGTGATGCTCATTTTTTTTAAGCATTCAAAGGCCTTCCCAACAAGAGGTCCCCTTCCTGCGCCAGCTACAAGTATAGTTAAGCTTTCACGCatccattttttgttctgCTCCTGCACAATATACTGCAACGCTTGATTAATTGCCATCTCATATAAATCATACTTCTTTTTgtccttttcaaaagtttgataTACTTCGTTCGAcaaattatcaaagttAGGTTGTAGCGGTGACATAATTCTAGGAAACTTATCCCAAAAAGAATCCGCATGTTGAGGAATTATCATTTTATCAcctttttttaatagaTAGTTGatatattccaaatatatagCCTCGCCACCTCTGATCTTATCAACATGCTTTTCTAGCCCGTGTAAAATAACAGTTAATTCACCTAAATTACTTTCGGCATCGCCATTAATCTTCTGGAACTTTGTAATTAGTTCCTGGTTAAACTTATTCAACACTGGATAATTGTATTGATTTGTCGCAAAGATAGAAGAAGAGACTAACAAACAGGAAACTGGTTCCGCAAGCCACCGATTTAGCACATAGCTAGGCGTTCTACACCGAGGAAGTGCCAAAGTAATGGTCAGCAAAGGGTGATACTTACATTGTTTGCGAATGGTGTTCCACAGCTCCCAAGTTGATAGAGGATCAGTATCCTCAAATAAAGGcaaagaaattgataaCAAAGGCAGCCGTGTTGTGGGCCTGTCATTTTGAATGCTGTACAGCAGCCGCGCAATCTTCTGAACATAAAAGTTCAGATTCCCCAGATTCCGCGGCGGGGCCAAAATCACCTGCTTTATCCCGTAACTTCTAGCATACTCAAACTCATAACGTAACACTTGATAACTCATTTCACCAGCATCAGGATTTGGACTTTCTAACTCCAACCACGAAGATATCAGCCCAATAAACCCAACTCCATTTTCTGACGCCTTCAGCGCCGGCACACCAAGATCTTGCAACTGCGGCGCATCAATATGCAAATCTTGCAGAACACCAGACTTAAGTTTGCCATATTGTTTCTTTACAGAGTCCCGATACCGAATATTGGTTATGGAAACCAACATATAATCATATTTATCCTGATAAATATCACTCTCCACAAGACCATTCCCCTTCACTCCAACAAATACAttacttttcattttgaaacCCGTATAACCCTTCTTGATTCCCTCACTTTGGCCGCTATTATCTTCTCCAGACTGCCTAGATATCTTAAAACTAATACCCAGCCCTTCAATCTAGTATTCTTGTCCCTTTGTCTAAAAATACTCTGCTTAATCAAACCTTTAATCACTATTGCAGAACCACACGAATGCTGATCTTAAAAATTCCCAgaagaatctgaaaaaaaaattcgaaGACAACGCAAATACAAGTGCATATCCTTCACAATTAACGCGATTAAACACCATCCGGAGAGGTGTTCTAATACGATTGCAGCTAGTACTTATTCCTATGCCATGTTCTCAAACCATCCATTTCAAGGAAGAAAGTTGACAGAGCAAGAAAGGGCCAGAGTGTTAGAATTTCAGGAATCGATTCATTATTCACCACGTTATTCAGATGACACGCATGAATACAGGCATGTAATGTTGCCTAAGGCGATGCTTAAGGTGATTCCATCGGACTACTTTAATTCAGAAACCGGTACTCTACGGATTTTGACAGAAGACGAATGGAGAGGGTTAGGGGTTACACAGTCGTTGGGTTGGGAACATTATGAGTGTCATGCACCAGAACCTCATATTCTACTGTTTAAGAGACCGTTGAACTTTGAAGCAGATCTTCGTGTGGcgcaacagcagcaacaacagcagcaataTGCAGCAGGACACTAGAAACACAACTGTTAGGTTGCCTTGGCGGGCCTGTCCTTCGTTACATGtgttatatttgtttttagtgCTTGCATTCCTATTTGATCCAGCAAATTGACATATATACCCATGAGCTAGATATAAGCTTGCTTCATTTCTCctttttgttaatattattattattattattactcTACCTTTGGTTTTAGCATAGATACACCACAGCATGGAGCCTGGGAGTTTGGCGTGCAGTAAGTTATACAGCGAATATATAGTCATGTACTGAAGTAATGACAATAAAAGTCAGTGCACATGCATTTCGAAGTTATAGCCAGCTGTTAGTTCTATCAACTTCACATGTTTCGCACatatttatttgtattGGAATGGTGGAACTTTTACTGCGAATTGAATTTTAACGAACGCGTAAAAAAGCTGCCTACCTTCAAGCTTCAAGATAATGAACTAAGGAAGCTTCAATACAGACGCTAACCAGGCGGGCAATAATCGTCTTTCTAGGACCTTTACTTTTGTGAAACAGTATAGAGTATATATTAGGGGTCTAGAGTTCTGACAGGCAGGCATCATCGTAACGAGAGGGGCGTGATGGACTCACATACTAAGTACTTGGATGAGTTGATTGTGGCTATACAGTCAGCAAGGGCTTCATCCACTTCGAATGGATATTTTAACGAATTTCCGCCGAAAGCTTCCCCTGATAGGGATTCGAAGTCTGCCAAGGTTGTTACgactttgataaagaaacttATGGATCATGAGACGAATGAACAAGTGTTTGGAAAGGCCTGTCATGCGTTAGATCTACTGTTTGAGTCAAATCCATATTTGCTTATTCAACCGATAAGCGATCTGCATGATGGCCAATCCGGAATAGGATGGATAATTGCTAGTTTTTGTCGCATTTCATATGTGCATTTCCATAAGAGGCAGTTCTTATGGCTTATAAGGCGCAAACTTTCTAACTGGTGTCAAATATGTGTTGATTTTTATGGACTACAATGGCGACACACCATTGTACAATTGTTGCTTCGTGATTTACGGTCAGTTGAGGACCAATTAATGAAGGTGCTAACTGGAAAACTAGAAATAAAACTCTTCTTagagtttttgaagcaGCTTTGTATATTGTTAGAATGGTTGGAAAGTACCGAATTCAAGTATTTCActgcttctttttccaatataaATAAGTCAAAATGGTACTTTCAGAGATTGATGAGGGTAATAAGCTACATATTTGATTCTGTGCAGTTGAGTATGATAGAATATGAACAAATACAGATGAGAATTGTAGCTGTTGTGATAAATACTTTGATTTCAGTCAAAAAGCCAGATCTGGTAGATATTAAATTCTCGTTGGATTTTATGCAGGGATTCGTGAAAGGCGGTCACTTGAAGAGTGAGTTCAGCAGCTGGTCAAGACTGCTTTTGCGGTTTTATGCTCATATCCGGGACTATGACTTTGCCCTTCGAATCATTCACGATAATTTGTGGATCACTTGTGATAATATGGATATAAAGCTACCATCTACTGTCGTGATGAAATGCGTTAACTTGGTAAAATACGACTTGGATAGACACTACAGCCCAGAAAGGGATATCTATTGGGATAAAAATCTGCAGCTATGGCTTTTAAACTCAGGAAAAAGAAGTGACTCTGTTGTTCTTGAACCATTTACAAATGATAAACAATTAGAAAATCTACGGAAGTTaattttattcaacttcaaaaccaaatataAACCAATCGTTTTTGAACAGTTCAAAAATCTAGGGGTGAGTGATCTAACTGATTCAGAAGCTGTGTACAGAAAGCTAGATACACTTATACCCTTTGCTCTCGAAAAGAATGAGAGCTATAATTTGGCGCGGTATTTAAAAATCATGAGAAAACTAGCGTGTATGGAATCGGATAGATCTACTTATTCATTTCATTGCAAACTTTGCgaccaaacaaaaattagTGTACCATCAGCTGTGGTAAATCCATCCAGACCAGAGGCATCCAAATCGTTGGCATTCAAATTGCTAACGACGCATTTCATTCCACATTTTAAACATAATGGTTTTAGTAATGCCATGCTGAGCGGTACCTTACTCGTATTAACTTCTATTTTTGCACATTTTCAACCTCCCAAGCTCTCAGAGAATGCTTCAGGCGAGGTAATTGATTGTTCAGGGTGCATTCAACTGCTCCAAGTTGCATTCACAAACATCAATAGACATGTACGAATTTTGAGCACCAAATTAATACCATTGTGGAACATTACTATGCTCCATAATTCTGAAGATCAACAGACTGCACTACTTATAAAATTCTTACAGACCAATGCTCGATCATTTGCCACAGAAAGCTACTTAATGGGATGGAGTCAGTTAACCCTAAGCACATCAGGCGAGctatttgattttttacTTTTGAAACTCATTGATATATTCAATTCTGCTAATTTTGTCGAACATACTATGATGGCTTCTCAATTGAAATACATTGCGCGTGTACTAAATAAAACACCTTATCAGTTACTGTCCCCTATCTTGCCCATTCTTTTAAAGCAAGTTGGAAAGAACTTTATGGAGAAGAAAATGGCTTTAGAAGGACTACTGTCACTTGTTGAGTACTCTGCCAAGActatttttgaaaactaTCAGCGATATATTGTTCCATACGCTATGATCCAATATAAGGGTGATGTTTTAACAGAAATATCGAAGAAAATGTGTGGCAATGACCCTGCGCTGATTATTGAGCAAAAAAAGCGACTATTAGATAGAAACAGCCGACATATATTTGCAGTTGCTTTGGTAAAACATGGTTTGTTCTCCCTGGAAACCATTGaaactttatttttaaacaacGATCCTTCATTTAGTAAGAGTTACATCTCGGGGTTTCTACCAGACTACAAAACTCTAGCAGAAGTCCTAAAGCTATACAAACCAACTGACGCAGTTGAGGATTCGATAAGTGAAAATGAGAAAGCCGTTTTGGGATCGATTAGGTTCTTAATAACTAACTTTAATGCAGATATGTACCGTGGCtcaaaatttaaaaatatcgaATATTGGTCCCAGGATCAGGAAAATCTTTTCcagaagaaattaaaagaCAATATATTGggcatttttcaagttttttcaAGTGATATGCACGATATCGAAGGAAGAACCACCTACTTTGAGAAATCCAGAGTTATTTGCGGCATTtcatttttgataaagtaCGCTTCAAAAGATTGTCTTATATCTGCTTTGGCACAAGTTAGTATTTGTCTCCAAACAGGACTTGAAATATCAGAGATTCAGTATAATACTTTGAAATGTTGGTTGTATTTGGTCAAATATCTGTCTGAAGATCAATTAACCGCCGTCATAGATATCCTACTCTGTTTCATTTTACAAAAGTGGCATATTTTTAGTCCGAAAATTAAACAGCCTATAACTGAAATTCTGGATACTCTAATActaaagaaacaaaatttAATCACAAATTCAAGGCCTTATATCGTTTTAGCCTTATTGAATAAGCCTGAGTTAAAGATCCTCGAGAGACATGGAAAGTTTGCCAGAATTGCTACAAAACTGCTTAAAAACACTAATTGGGTAAATCTCTTTGTTGAAAATCTGAAGACTCATAACATATACGTTATTAAACAAACGTTGCACGATATTACATTGTTCCTGgaaaaaaaggaacagAATGGGATGGATATTACAAGTGTTACAAGTGATACGAACAGTATTTCAGTATTACTAGGAGCTTTGTTGGATACATCGCATAAATTCAGAAATAGTGATCTTGAAATATGTGAAACCTGTGCACTTTGTATCAGCATGATAGGAGTGTTAGATGTCACTAAACATGAATTCCAAAGATGCAATATTTACGATAACGATGTATGCAACTTTGATAATCAAGTTCAGACCACTAAAttcctcatcaacattaTTAATGATCGGCTTGTTCCATCTTTTTGGCAAAGTGAAAATCCAACTAAGCAATTATTTGTTGCTTTGGTAATCCAGGAATCTCTGAAGTATTGTGGATTGAGTTCAGCATCTTGGAATGTTTTACAACCTGAACTATACCCAAACGAATCAAAGCTGTGGAACAGGTTTAATGATATTTCAAAGGCTACGTTGTATCCTTTACTATCATCATTATACTTAGCACAATCATGGAAAGAATATGTACCATTGGTATATCCTTCTTTTAAAGTCAAGGATGGGTATTCAGCATGGATCAAGAATCTTTCACTTGATTTATTAAAGACTGCCACCGAACCTGATCACCCTCTGCACGTATTCTCATCTTTGATCAGGGAGGATGATGGCACTTTGTCTGATTTCTTACTtccatatattattatggaTATAATTATAAAATCAGAGGACGGTACCGAGTACTCAAAGTATCTCCAAAATGTTGTCACAGagtttgaatatattttcaattacACTTTATATGATTTAAATCATTTCCAAATTGACGCCCTTAAAATGTGTTATGACTCTATATTcagagtttttgaatactGTAAGAAATGGGTTAGCCAGTTCAAGCAGAATTATAGCAGGCAAAATGGATCGTTTACCATACGAGAGGAAAAATATACAAGAATGCTTGATCGTACGGAAACATTTGTGAAAATTATACCTTTCCATGTTTTGGCTCAAAAGTCATTGGAAACTAATTCTTTTGAGCGTTCAGCATTGTATTTGGAACAGAATTATCGTGAACAACGTGACAGTGGTGTCCGAGATGATAAACTGCTCCCGTATCTACAAACTACTTATGCTGAAATCGGTGATATTGACTCTGTGGTTGGCGTTTTAAAAGTGTTCTCCACGGATAGTTTGACCTCtaaaattgaagaactgcagtattcaaataattgGAAAATGGCACAAGATTGTTTTGAAGCATTAGGTAAATCTAATCTACCCACTGACACCATTGAAAATCACAGTACTTTGGCAACAACTAAAATGTTGAAATCCATGTATGATCACCAATTGTATGACCATACGCTCCAGAAATTAGACCTCTATATTCCGGAAGCGGCAAGATATCTAACTCCAAATCTGGATGAATTTTACAATATGGGTATTGAAACGGCGGCTCTTTCTGGAAATATTACAATGTTACGCAAATGGGTTCGCAGAATAGAACAGTTAGAGAAGCTTCATGATTCCAACATACTGCTGcattataatatttcaaaatcacTTTTGGCTGTTTTTGATGGAAACCCGGAGAAGGTTCAAAAATATTCTAGAAATTGTTATAGGTTAATTGGTTCACATTTCACCACACCATCGCACAGTACTACTCTATTAAAGCGTAGAAATCTGTTGATGAAGCTACATGGCATACGAGATATTAGCATTCTTTCATTTGGTAACACTGAACAGCAATTCAATCATGCCACTAAAAATTTGGGTATTCGATTAAAAAATGCAGGGACTGAGTTTGAACCAAATTTCTACATTTTGTCTATGAGGAAAAGCCATGATATAATGAGGGCAGATATATTCACTAAAAAAGATCTTGCGGAAACTTATTTCAAAATGGCACAAATTGCCCGAAAAGATGATAGATTGGATATTGCAAGTGATTCGTTAATGCACGCATTAAGTTTTGAACATCCATCAGCAGAATTAGAATACGCTGAGATTCTTTGGAAACAGGGGGAAAATGAATtagctttaaaaaatgtcaCCGAAATTCACCGAAGATATAAAGGTATAAAGTCCATTAAAGATAGAGATCGTGCTAAGGTATTACTTAAGTATACAGAATGGCTAGATATGTCAAACAACGCAACTTCTGTCCAGATATCTCAACAATTCAAAGAAGTCATCAATTTAGATAAAAATTGGGATGAGCCGTACTATTCTTTTGGACTCTACTACAGCCGCCTActggagaagaagaaggcagATGGATTTATAACAAATGGTTCCTTAGAATATAAAGCTATCACTTACTTTCTTAcctcttttgaaaaaaacaCGGCAAAGGTGCGCGAAGCACTCCCAAAAGTTGTTACTTTTTGGTTAGACATTGCAAGTCTGGCGGTTACAAGTTCTAATGAAAGAGAGTATCACTACAAAAGATACACTAAGGAGATATGCAGGTGTGTTGATATTGCAATACAGCGATGTTCTACCCATATTTGGTATTCTGTATTGACTCAATTGTTATCAAGATTGCTTCATAATCATGCTGAATCAGCGAATTTGGTTATGGACATACTGTTAAAGCTTACAGCAGAGTATTCATCTGTTATGTTATGGTACATTACTGCTCTTCTAAATTCTGAAGAAAACAAGAGAGTGCAGTGCGGTAATCAAATTATTAAGGCGATTAAAAATCGTCTACCAGAAAAAGCATCTTTGATTAGTTCATCTACTTCTTTAGTCCAATCGTTAACTAAAGTTTGCATTAAGGAGGCTAAAAATATCTCTAGCCGAAATGGTAGGTCTTTGGAGAATGATTTTAAGTTTGATATGTCACTGGCTCCATCTAATATGGTGGTTCCCGTAAACATTAATTTGGCTGTGTTAACcccttcatcatcaaataatttTCAGAAGGGTACTatgtttaaaaatattagcATAAGTTGCTTTACACCTCAATATAAAGTATTCtcttcattgaagaaaccaaaaaaataaacattaTTGGCTCAGATGGACATGTTTATGGTATTATGTGCAAAAAGGAGGATGTGCGACAAGATAATCAGTATATGCAATTTGCGAACACAATGGGCTTCCTTTTGGCCAAAGATTCTGAttcaagaaagagaaaTCTAAGCATAACAACTTATGCCGTCTTATCTTTGAGAGAAGATTGTGGATTATTAGAAATCGTTCCCAATGTTGACACCATTCGTTCCATTTTAATGGAGAAGTACCATAGCATGAAAATTAAATTCACACTATCCGTACTCTATGAAAAATGGAAGGCAATTCCAGATGACCAAAAACTAGgattttataaaaattgTATTGATACTTTCCCTCCTGTCCTTTATCAATGGTTTCTAGAGATATTTCCTAACCCCATTCGTTGGTATAATGCTAGAAATGTATTTGTGAGATCTTATGCCGTTATGGCTATGGTTGGACATATTTTGGGTTTGGGTGATAgacattttgaaaatatacTTCTTGATGTGGAAACAGGAAGGGTTCTGCATGTGGATTTTGATTGTctctttgaaaaaggaaaagcATTGCCTGTTCCTGAAATTGTCCCATTTAGATTAACCCAAAATATTCTAGATGCATTTGGAGTTACAGGAACTGAAGGTACATTCAAGAAGTCAAGCGAAGTAACTGTTCAAGTTATGCGAAACAATGAAATTGCACTGGTCAACATTATTGAAACAATTATGTATGATCGAAACATGGATCATAGTATCCAAAATGCGCTGAAAGTTTTACGAAATAAAATACGTGGGATTGATCCACGGGATGATCTTGCCTTAAGTGTGCAGGGACAAGTGGATACTGTTGTCCAACAGGCTTGTTCCGAGGAGAACTTGGCACAAATGTATATAGGTTGGCTACCATTCTGGTAGTTATTAACGTTTAATTGTAacatttataatataatattatattcttATGGGTGTAGAAAGCTTGTTCAGTcacgtatatatatatatatgtaaaGCCAAGGATAAATCATATAGGTGTAGGCGGGTTTTCAGAAGACTCTACATCCTCTGGCAGCTCTGGGGACCCAAGACTATCGCTACGTTTAATATCAATTTGCTTAATATCAATTTGCTCAGTTGGGATTACAGGCAGCGGTCTTCTCCTACCTAAAGATTTGAACGCTACTTGTTCACCATTGACTAGGATCGATGATGGACCAGTAGGAAAAACTGCTATCGCTGCAGCCGTTGCAACATCTGTAGAAGTTATGGGATCACTTCCTTTGTTTTCCTTTGTAAATTCCTTCGCCTCTGGAACTTTGGATAGTATTTCTGGGACTTGATTTGAAGGACCATCCGCAATCAGGGAGTCAGAAGAGTGGTTATGTTCTAGTTGACTGTTTACTGAAAGCCGCCTGGACATTGTAGATACTGGTGACGCAGGAGTTATAGGGCTCTGAGGTGCAAATGGATAGGGTCCATTTAAACTTGGCGACTTTGGCGCATCAAAAGACGTAGCCCTTGCCCTATTTACAAACATATCGGCATTTGATTCAGATGTTagctttgaaaaatcttcCTTTATATCTGATTGCGACTTCAGTCTTGGATGAGTTCGCCTGTTAGAAATCATTTCAGGAACACCTGGTTTTTGTGGTTCTAGTATAAATGGAGCAGAATTGAATTTATGCGATACTTCCAACTGAGATTCCGTCACAGCCTCCCTTGCAGTATTGACCTGGTCTTTATACCATTTACCAATTTTTTTCATACCACTCTGGAAGTACTTTTTAGAACCTGTGGAGTCCAgagaagaatttgaatcGATTGATCTGATGCTTCCATCTGTACTGGCACGGGCCTTAATCATATTCTTTAGGGTGCCAACCCTGTGCATGGTTTTATTCTTCAAGCTGTTTTCTCCTAAGCTTGAAATCGACTCTTTCTCACTTGCACTGTCAGAATCACTTGAAGGGTGTACGTCTATCGATTTGCGTAAAGATGATGTActaccatcttcatcg
This Eremothecium cymbalariae DBVPG#7215 chromosome 5, complete sequence DNA region includes the following protein-coding sequences:
- the HSL7 gene encoding protein arginine N-methyltransferase (similar to Ashbya gossypii ABR110W): MKSNVFVGVKGNGLVESDIYQDKYDYMLVSITNIRYRDSVKKQYGKLKSGVLQDLHIDAPQLQDLGVPALKASENGVGFIGLISSWLELESPNPDAGEMSYQVLRYEFEYARSYGIKQVILAPPRNLGNLNFYVQKIARLLYSIQNDRPTTRLPLLSISLPLFEDTDPLSTWELWNTIRKQCKYHPLLTITLALPRCRTPSYVLNRWLAEPVSCLLVSSSIFATNQYNYPVLNKFNQELITKFQKINGDAESNLGELTVILHGLEKHVDKIRGGEAIYLEYINYLLKKGDKMIIPQHADSFWDKFPRIMSPLQPNFDNLSNEVYQTFEKDKKKYDLYEMAINQALQYIVQEQNKKWMRESLTILVAGAGRGPLVGKAFECLKKMSITNFKLIALEKNPQALLYLQKKNFENWANSVDIVPVNMRKWDSSVKVDLCISELLGSFGCNELSPECLEALQQRNCHAKTIFIPQSYTSYVAPVSSPLLYQKLREQGASALQSPWIVHNIPYCILSNKINELWTFEHPSKEPTTTRSAITHLKIKHKGELHGIIGFFTAQLYKNIQLSILPDDSTVRLHEPPLTEDDTGVHLGIYKKINHTVNMASWSPIFFPLSQPLYISDDTELELSMARNKDCSRVWYEWSVNSYVYIVVTDDGKPTSAPCNSLKNSASRRKFVKKASGPFPSGKKSDEVNKAFANFQLSPQVLPSSDIEDSTESLTESNVDDNVDTTELFERTFTGKSEFISPELSGWKSICDIHGLGNAIPYLFENDEPILEDQEDKEQSHYEEYRARVRTNVTELHNLGGEAHSIKI
- the CKS1 gene encoding cyclin-dependent protein kinase regulatory subunit CKS1 (similar to Ashbya gossypii ABR109C); this encodes MFSNHPFQGRKLTEQERARVLEFQESIHYSPRYSDDTHEYRHVMLPKAMLKVIPSDYFNSETGTLRILTEDEWRGLGVTQSLGWEHYECHAPEPHILLFKRPLNFEADLRVAQQQQQQQQYAAGH